The Aggregicoccus sp. 17bor-14 genome includes a region encoding these proteins:
- a CDS encoding RlmE family RNA methyltransferase, whose translation MVGTSPDMGKPYRPKDHYFQKAKQEGFRARSAFKIDEIAKRFGILKKGAAVVDMGAAPGGFLQVIADAVGPSGRVVGVDLAAIRPFSQAYVTTAVLDVLADDFDQKLAALYDGPLDVVVSDLAPKTSGIRTTDEARSLRLAGKALDVALARGKPGSHFIAKLFMGGDFEEFRNLVRSHYEDVKIVRPEATRGASMEVYIVGLRKRPPAKAPAE comes from the coding sequence ATGGTAGGGACCAGCCCTGACATGGGCAAGCCCTACCGTCCGAAAGACCACTACTTCCAGAAGGCGAAGCAGGAGGGGTTCCGCGCCCGCTCCGCCTTCAAGATCGACGAGATCGCCAAGCGCTTCGGCATCCTCAAGAAGGGCGCCGCGGTCGTGGACATGGGGGCCGCGCCCGGAGGCTTCCTCCAGGTCATCGCGGACGCGGTGGGCCCCTCGGGGCGCGTCGTCGGCGTGGACCTCGCCGCCATCCGCCCCTTCAGCCAGGCCTACGTCACCACCGCCGTGCTGGACGTGCTCGCGGACGACTTCGACCAGAAGCTCGCCGCGCTCTACGACGGCCCGCTGGACGTGGTCGTCTCGGACCTCGCGCCGAAGACCAGCGGCATCCGCACCACCGACGAGGCGCGCTCCTTGCGGCTCGCCGGCAAGGCGCTGGACGTGGCGCTCGCGCGCGGCAAGCCCGGCTCGCACTTCATCGCCAAGCTCTTCATGGGCGGGGACTTCGAGGAGTTCCGCAACCTCGTGCGCAGCCACTACGAGGACGTGAAGATCGTCCGCCCCGAGGCGACCCGCGGCGCCAGCATGGAGGTCTACATCGTCGGGCTGCGCAAGCGGCCGCCGGCCAAAGCGCCCGCCGAATAG
- a CDS encoding acyl-CoA dehydrogenase family protein — protein MLNPFTEEHEAFRKSVRAVVEKELTPYALEWDRAGIFPREVFKKFGELGFLGINHDPKYGGSGLDYWYVTAFCEELSRSRNAGVNMALLVQSQMATPIINEIGSDEQKREFLAPALAGERIAALGVSEPGCGSDVASLKTTARRDGDDLVINGSKMWITNGTRADFITLAVRTGEAGYGGISLVTFPTDVKGFSVSKKLDKVGNLSSDTAILYFEDCRIPRRYILGEENEGFYHVMTNFQGERLVGALTTVAGMDRMVEDSLRYGQEREAFGRPLIKFQVWRHKFVEHLTAIEAARRLCYYAVDLFDRKQDAVKEISMAKLFAGDLAQRVAYDCQQFFGGMGYIEETPVARAWRDIRLITIGGGTSEVMKEIISKLSGF, from the coding sequence ATGCTGAACCCCTTCACCGAGGAGCACGAGGCGTTTCGCAAGTCGGTGCGCGCCGTCGTGGAGAAGGAGCTCACCCCGTACGCGCTCGAGTGGGATCGCGCGGGCATCTTCCCGCGCGAGGTGTTCAAGAAGTTCGGCGAGCTGGGCTTCCTCGGCATCAACCACGATCCCAAGTACGGCGGCAGCGGGCTGGACTACTGGTACGTGACCGCCTTCTGCGAGGAGCTCAGCCGCAGCCGCAACGCGGGCGTGAACATGGCGCTGCTGGTGCAGAGCCAGATGGCCACGCCCATCATCAACGAGATCGGCTCGGACGAGCAGAAGCGCGAGTTCCTCGCGCCGGCGCTCGCCGGAGAGCGCATCGCGGCGCTGGGCGTGAGCGAGCCGGGCTGCGGCTCGGACGTGGCGAGCCTCAAGACCACCGCGCGCCGCGACGGCGACGACCTGGTCATCAACGGCTCGAAGATGTGGATCACCAACGGCACGCGCGCGGACTTCATCACGCTCGCGGTGCGCACCGGTGAGGCCGGCTACGGCGGCATCTCGCTGGTGACCTTCCCCACGGACGTGAAGGGCTTCTCGGTCTCCAAGAAGCTCGACAAGGTGGGCAACCTCTCCTCCGACACCGCCATCCTCTACTTCGAGGACTGCCGCATCCCGCGCCGCTACATCCTGGGCGAGGAGAACGAGGGCTTCTACCACGTGATGACGAACTTCCAGGGCGAGCGCCTGGTGGGGGCGCTCACCACGGTGGCCGGCATGGACCGCATGGTGGAGGACTCGCTGCGCTACGGCCAGGAGCGCGAGGCCTTCGGGCGCCCCCTGATCAAGTTCCAGGTGTGGCGCCACAAGTTCGTGGAGCACCTCACCGCGATCGAGGCGGCGCGCCGGCTCTGCTACTACGCGGTGGATCTCTTCGACCGCAAGCAGGACGCGGTGAAGGAGATCTCCATGGCGAAGCTCTTCGCCGGAGACCTCGCCCAGCGCGTGGCCTACGACTGCCAGCAGTTCTTCGGCGGCATGGGCTACATCGAGGAGACGCCGGTGGCGCGCGCCTGGCGAGACATCCGCCTCATCACCATCGGCGGCGGCACCTCCGAGGTGATGAAGGAGATCATCTCCAAGCTCTCCGGCTTCTGA
- a CDS encoding CaiB/BaiF CoA-transferase family protein, protein MSTSSPQGLPLQGLKVLDLTRLLPGPYATLVLADLGAQVDKVEDPQGGDYLRHSPPLQESGESALFYGLNRNKRSLALDLKRPEGRAVLEELAGRYDILVESFRPGVMDKLGLGAEALCARHPRLIYCAISGYGASGPDRLRAGHDINYAARAGVLGYGGEAGGAPAFPGVQLGDIGGGSLFALVGILAALHERERTGRGRFVDVSMTDGALAFLHMHLAGRLALGAEGPALRRGEEVLNGGFAGYGLYRTQDGRYLSVGALEPKFFTGLLETLGCPELLADAYSGGEAGQRVKGELARRFALQPLAHWVERFRPLDLCVEPVLEGDEVLQDAQLRARGLFVEAEDPQRGKQVTHLLTPLRLGETPLRPPPGLGQHSREILREAGVSDERLRALGL, encoded by the coding sequence ATGTCCACCTCGTCGCCGCAGGGCCTGCCGCTGCAGGGGCTCAAGGTCCTGGATCTCACCCGGCTGCTGCCCGGGCCCTACGCCACGCTGGTGCTCGCGGACCTGGGCGCGCAGGTGGACAAGGTGGAGGACCCGCAGGGCGGCGACTACCTGCGCCACTCGCCGCCGCTGCAGGAGTCCGGTGAGAGCGCGCTCTTCTACGGCCTCAACCGCAACAAGCGCTCGCTCGCGCTGGACCTGAAGCGCCCCGAGGGCCGCGCCGTGCTCGAGGAGCTCGCGGGCCGCTACGACATCCTCGTGGAGAGCTTCCGGCCCGGGGTGATGGACAAGCTGGGCCTGGGCGCGGAGGCCCTGTGCGCGCGCCACCCGCGACTCATCTACTGCGCCATCAGCGGCTACGGCGCGAGCGGACCGGACCGGCTGCGCGCAGGGCACGACATCAACTACGCCGCTCGCGCCGGCGTGCTGGGCTACGGCGGCGAGGCGGGTGGGGCGCCCGCCTTCCCCGGCGTGCAGCTGGGGGACATCGGCGGCGGCAGCCTCTTCGCGCTGGTGGGCATCCTCGCAGCGCTGCACGAGCGCGAGCGCACGGGGCGCGGGCGCTTCGTGGACGTGTCCATGACGGACGGTGCGCTCGCCTTCCTCCACATGCACCTGGCCGGGCGGCTCGCGCTGGGCGCCGAGGGCCCGGCGCTGCGCCGCGGCGAGGAGGTGCTCAACGGAGGCTTCGCGGGCTACGGCCTCTACCGCACGCAGGACGGGCGCTACCTCTCCGTCGGCGCGCTCGAGCCCAAGTTCTTCACCGGCCTGCTCGAGACCCTGGGCTGTCCCGAGCTGCTCGCGGACGCGTACTCGGGCGGCGAGGCGGGCCAGCGCGTGAAGGGCGAGCTCGCGCGCCGCTTCGCCCTGCAGCCGCTCGCGCACTGGGTGGAGCGCTTCCGCCCGCTGGATCTCTGCGTGGAGCCCGTGCTCGAGGGCGACGAGGTGCTGCAGGATGCGCAGCTGCGCGCGCGCGGGCTCTTCGTGGAGGCGGAGGACCCGCAGCGCGGCAAGCAGGTCACGCACCTGCTCACCCCCTTGCGCCTGGGGGAGACGCCCCTGCGCCCGCCGCCCGGGCTCGGCCAGCACTCGCGCGAGATCCTGCGCGAGGCCGGAGTGTCCGACGAGCGCCTGCGCGCGCTCGGGCTCTAG
- a CDS encoding SCP2 sterol-binding domain-containing protein, translating to MTAKSILETEIPNVLKAKPELAKEINAIVHFNVTGDQGGQWTVDLTKPSDWVSTGLNGEPKMTVTVSDQDFVKLRQKQLNPQMAAMQGKLKFKPMDMGLAMKLGKLLA from the coding sequence CTGACCGCGAAGAGCATCCTCGAGACCGAGATCCCCAACGTCCTGAAGGCCAAGCCGGAGCTGGCCAAGGAGATCAACGCCATCGTCCACTTCAACGTGACGGGCGACCAGGGCGGGCAGTGGACGGTGGACCTCACCAAGCCTTCCGACTGGGTGAGCACCGGCCTCAACGGCGAGCCGAAGATGACGGTCACCGTGAGCGACCAGGACTTCGTGAAGCTGCGCCAGAAGCAGCTCAACCCGCAGATGGCCGCGATGCAGGGCAAGCTCAAGTTCAAGCCCATGGACATGGGCCTCGCGATGAAGCTGGGCAAGCTGCTCGCCTAG
- a CDS encoding response regulator, producing the protein MTRPSTVLVVDDDPDILEALSEILEAEGFEIRRARNGKEALERLEPDAPQLILLDLMMPVMDGWEFAQRMRQRPPEIARIPIIVLSADRNVGSKATDLGAVGHLAKPFELNDLLELVRRSLEPSAVPAQR; encoded by the coding sequence ATGACACGTCCCAGCACGGTGCTCGTCGTCGACGATGACCCGGACATCCTCGAAGCGCTCTCCGAAATCCTGGAGGCCGAGGGCTTCGAGATCCGTCGCGCTCGCAATGGCAAGGAGGCGCTCGAGCGGCTGGAGCCGGATGCGCCCCAGCTCATCCTCCTGGACCTGATGATGCCGGTGATGGACGGCTGGGAGTTCGCGCAGCGCATGCGCCAGCGCCCGCCCGAGATCGCCCGCATCCCCATCATCGTGCTCAGCGCGGACCGCAACGTGGGCAGCAAGGCCACGGACCTCGGCGCGGTGGGCCACCTCGCCAAGCCCTTCGAGCTCAACGATCTGCTCGAGCTGGTGCGCCGCTCCCTCGAGCCGTCCGCCGTTCCCGCGCAGCGCTGA
- a CDS encoding sensor histidine kinase KdpD, which produces MWSEGVGAAGGLIAGGAGPGVAVCSPQGVPRTVSARLLSLLGLSALPSQVQGLAQLLEAAGLHRSEGSLWVSAARAVYAGEELLEDGSRLLWVLPAAPEEAGRLARVRYLSLASHDLRGALANIRSYAGLLLGPRYAHEPRVQRGLETIRRNADRALGFAQNFFDASRAELGGLSFEREVQPLAPLLAEALKPLQEEASAAGVELSLAPVPELPDLPLDGGRVQHAVEAFIAHHLTRAQAGERIEVRCARDVTGVRVEVRRHGVPLEAAFAARLFEREARAFEEKKLEDPLRLSLARHEVALHGGEVGAWSDAGGTTLFLTLPFQDQ; this is translated from the coding sequence GTGTGGAGTGAGGGGGTCGGGGCCGCAGGCGGCCTCATCGCAGGGGGCGCAGGCCCCGGGGTGGCCGTGTGCTCGCCGCAGGGCGTGCCGCGCACGGTGAGCGCTCGCCTGCTCTCGCTGCTGGGCCTCTCCGCCCTCCCCTCGCAGGTGCAGGGGCTCGCGCAGCTGCTGGAGGCCGCGGGGCTGCACCGCTCCGAGGGCTCGCTCTGGGTGAGCGCGGCGCGCGCGGTGTACGCGGGCGAGGAGCTGCTCGAGGACGGCTCCCGGCTGCTCTGGGTGCTGCCGGCGGCCCCCGAGGAGGCCGGGCGGCTCGCCCGGGTGCGCTACCTCTCGCTCGCCTCGCACGACCTGCGCGGGGCGCTCGCGAACATCCGCTCCTATGCCGGGCTGCTGCTGGGGCCCCGCTACGCGCACGAGCCCCGGGTGCAGCGGGGGCTGGAGACCATCCGGCGCAACGCAGACCGCGCACTCGGCTTCGCGCAGAACTTCTTCGATGCGAGCCGCGCGGAGCTCGGCGGGCTGAGCTTCGAGCGGGAGGTGCAGCCGCTCGCTCCCCTGCTCGCCGAGGCGCTCAAGCCCCTGCAGGAGGAGGCCTCGGCGGCCGGGGTGGAGCTCTCGCTCGCGCCGGTGCCCGAGCTGCCCGACCTGCCGCTGGACGGGGGCCGGGTGCAGCACGCGGTGGAGGCCTTCATCGCGCACCACCTCACGCGCGCCCAGGCCGGCGAGCGCATCGAGGTGCGCTGCGCGCGGGACGTGACGGGCGTGCGCGTGGAGGTGCGCCGCCACGGCGTGCCCCTGGAGGCGGCCTTCGCCGCGCGCCTCTTCGAGCGCGAGGCGCGCGCCTTCGAGGAGAAGAAGCTGGAGGACCCGCTGCGCCTCTCGCTCGCGCGCCACGAGGTGGCGCTGCACGGCGGCGAGGTGGGCGCCTGGAGCGACGCGGGCGGGACCACCCTGTTCCTCACCCTCCCCTTCCAGGACCAATAA
- a CDS encoding twin-arginine translocase TatA/TatE family subunit: MLLIFAVLMLLFGGSRLPQLGSSLGQAIRNFKRGFGEGMDEQPEQKRAPDALSSTTAAGVERDVREKQQTRQG; the protein is encoded by the coding sequence ATGTTGCTGATCTTCGCAGTGCTGATGCTCCTCTTCGGAGGCAGCCGCCTGCCGCAGCTCGGCTCGTCGCTGGGCCAGGCCATCCGCAACTTCAAGCGGGGCTTTGGCGAGGGCATGGACGAGCAGCCCGAGCAGAAGCGCGCGCCGGACGCCCTCTCCAGTACGACGGCCGCGGGCGTGGAGCGCGACGTGCGCGAGAAGCAGCAGACGCGCCAGGGCTAG
- a CDS encoding long-chain fatty acid--CoA ligase: MRAESQLSAQANSRGAQNVVELLLERAASASTPGATHKVGGRWEDVSWARILEDVKAVSAGLVQLGVKPGDRVAIFANTSLQWLVCDLAVSAAQGITVPIYASNTPDEVRYILNDSGATVLFVDNDERDAKQAGRISRVRQRLGECPAVQRVVLFEGALQGSQELALADLVQQGAAAHAASPGAFEQRVGSVKSDDPCCFLYTSGTTGDPKGVILTHGNWTYEAQGAKAIGLMTATDSVMLFLPLAHSFAQVVKAAWLSLGYRLIFAESVDKLLANLAETRPTVLPSVPRVFEKVYNKVLSDGTSQAGLKGKLARWAFRLFDEYVEARTQGREYANLGWTLAQKLVFHGKIRPALEQKLGGQMRVFVSGGAPLSRKIAYFFDLLGFKVLEGYGLTETAAGTTVNRIDRIKIGTVGAPFPGTEIKIAPDGEILIRGPGVMKGYYKKPEASAEALEADGWFHTGDIGELDAENFLRITDRKKDIIVTAGGKNVAPQNLENTLKTFPLVSQAMVVGDKRKYLVVLITVNEEVARKLLADKGVSVPASYAEVAKHPEVQAAVQDVLNRVNAEQPPYNTLKRFAVMEADFSQESGEITPTLKVKRKFCSQKYAKTIDALYDNERVE; the protein is encoded by the coding sequence ATGAGGGCAGAGAGTCAGCTGAGCGCCCAGGCGAACAGCCGCGGGGCGCAGAACGTGGTGGAGCTGCTGCTCGAGCGCGCCGCCAGCGCGAGCACGCCGGGGGCGACCCACAAGGTCGGCGGGCGCTGGGAGGACGTCTCCTGGGCGCGCATCCTCGAGGACGTGAAGGCCGTGTCCGCGGGCCTGGTGCAGCTGGGCGTGAAGCCCGGAGACCGCGTCGCCATCTTCGCGAACACGAGCCTGCAGTGGCTGGTGTGCGACCTCGCGGTGTCCGCGGCGCAGGGCATCACCGTGCCCATCTACGCCTCGAACACCCCGGACGAGGTGCGCTACATCCTCAACGACTCCGGCGCGACCGTGCTCTTCGTGGACAACGACGAGCGCGACGCGAAGCAGGCGGGCCGCATCAGCCGCGTGCGCCAGCGCCTCGGCGAGTGCCCGGCGGTGCAGCGCGTGGTGCTCTTCGAGGGCGCGCTGCAGGGGAGCCAGGAGCTCGCGCTCGCGGACCTGGTGCAGCAGGGCGCCGCCGCGCACGCCGCGAGCCCGGGCGCCTTCGAGCAGCGCGTGGGGTCGGTGAAGTCGGACGACCCCTGCTGCTTCCTCTACACCTCGGGCACCACCGGTGACCCCAAGGGCGTCATCCTCACCCACGGCAACTGGACCTACGAGGCGCAGGGCGCGAAGGCCATCGGCCTGATGACCGCCACCGACTCGGTGATGCTCTTCCTGCCGCTCGCGCACTCCTTCGCGCAGGTGGTGAAGGCGGCGTGGCTCAGCCTCGGCTACCGGCTGATCTTCGCGGAGTCGGTGGACAAGCTGCTCGCGAACCTCGCCGAGACGCGCCCCACGGTGCTGCCCTCGGTGCCGCGCGTCTTCGAGAAGGTCTACAACAAGGTGCTCAGCGACGGCACCAGCCAGGCCGGCCTCAAGGGCAAGCTCGCGCGCTGGGCCTTCCGCCTCTTCGACGAGTACGTGGAGGCGCGCACCCAGGGCCGCGAGTACGCGAACCTGGGCTGGACGCTCGCGCAGAAGCTCGTCTTCCACGGGAAGATCCGCCCCGCGCTCGAGCAGAAGCTGGGCGGCCAGATGCGCGTGTTCGTCTCGGGCGGCGCGCCGCTCTCGCGCAAGATCGCCTACTTCTTCGACCTGCTCGGCTTCAAGGTGCTCGAGGGCTACGGCCTCACCGAGACGGCCGCCGGCACGACGGTGAACCGCATCGACCGCATCAAGATCGGCACCGTGGGCGCGCCCTTCCCGGGCACCGAGATCAAGATCGCCCCGGATGGCGAGATCCTCATCCGCGGCCCCGGCGTGATGAAGGGCTACTACAAGAAGCCGGAGGCCAGCGCCGAGGCGCTCGAGGCGGACGGCTGGTTCCACACCGGTGACATCGGCGAGCTGGATGCGGAGAACTTCCTGCGCATCACGGACCGCAAGAAGGACATCATCGTCACGGCCGGCGGCAAGAACGTGGCGCCGCAGAACCTCGAGAACACGCTCAAGACCTTCCCGCTCGTCTCGCAGGCGATGGTGGTGGGCGACAAGCGCAAGTACCTCGTCGTCCTCATCACCGTGAACGAGGAGGTCGCGCGCAAGCTGCTCGCGGACAAGGGCGTGAGCGTGCCGGCCTCCTACGCCGAGGTGGCCAAGCACCCCGAGGTGCAGGCCGCGGTGCAGGACGTGCTCAACCGCGTCAACGCGGAGCAGCCGCCCTACAACACCCTCAAGCGCTTCGCGGTGATGGAGGCGGACTTCAGCCAGGAGTCCGGCGAGATCACCCCGACCCTGAAGGTGAAGCGCAAGTTCTGCTCGCAGAAGTACGCGAAGACGATCGACGCGCTCTACGACAACGAGCGGGTGGAGTAG
- a CDS encoding RNA polymerase sigma factor RpoD/SigA gives MASTTKYAAEGLSHYLRHLGGRPQLTREQEYDLARRARKGEEAARQILAQSNLAFVVAVAKKFANRGARLDDLIQEGNVGLMKAIEHFDPKKNVRFATYAVWWIRAYITRYLKDNRSQVRGGEAERGSMSDFSLDASIDEDGETTFLDRLEDNGPSPQDTYLVREQNTEVQEALAKVRKRIGDLGWDILQERLTQDKPRTLEELGQRWGVSRERVRQVELKTKHFLQRYLEAFNQDEESGLELASSDAA, from the coding sequence ATGGCATCCACGACAAAGTACGCGGCAGAGGGTCTGTCGCACTACCTGCGTCACCTCGGGGGCCGCCCGCAGCTGACGCGTGAGCAGGAGTACGATCTGGCGCGCCGCGCTCGCAAGGGCGAGGAGGCGGCCCGGCAGATCCTGGCCCAGTCCAACCTGGCCTTCGTGGTCGCGGTGGCGAAGAAGTTCGCCAATCGCGGCGCGCGGTTGGACGACCTCATCCAGGAGGGCAACGTCGGCCTGATGAAGGCCATCGAGCACTTCGATCCGAAGAAGAACGTGCGCTTCGCCACCTACGCCGTGTGGTGGATCCGCGCGTACATCACGCGCTACCTCAAGGACAACCGCAGCCAGGTGCGCGGCGGCGAGGCCGAGCGCGGCAGCATGAGCGACTTCTCGCTCGACGCCTCCATCGACGAGGACGGCGAGACCACGTTCCTCGACCGGCTCGAGGACAACGGCCCCTCGCCCCAGGACACGTACCTGGTGCGCGAGCAGAACACCGAGGTCCAGGAGGCGCTCGCCAAGGTGCGCAAGCGCATCGGCGACCTCGGCTGGGACATCCTCCAAGAGCGTCTCACGCAGGACAAGCCGCGCACGCTCGAGGAGCTGGGCCAGCGCTGGGGCGTCTCGCGCGAGCGCGTGCGCCAGGTGGAGCTGAAGACGAAGCACTTCCTCCAGCGCTACCTGGAGGCCTTCAACCAGGACGAGGAGAGCGGTCTGGAGCTGGCGTCGTCCGACGCCGCTTGA